From Astatotilapia calliptera chromosome 19, fAstCal1.2, whole genome shotgun sequence, a single genomic window includes:
- the LOC113011859 gene encoding b(0,+)-type amino acid transporter 1 isoform X2, with the protein MGDDTHGLNLQREVGIIVAVSFIGGTMIGSGIFISPQYVLSTIGSSPPSFIIWSCCGLIAMLGGLCYAELGTIIPESGAEYIYILRTAGKVVAFMFVFSFIMVMRPASGTGVALIFAEYAVAPFYSGCTPPQMAVKFVAAVSILVLAIIKCLSVRLATGIQVVTMAVKVVALVVIILGGIVMLFQGRTENFEDSFEGTNAGVSSIGIAFYQGLWSYDGWNTLNCLTEEVKHPEVNLPRAVLIAISLVTTLYLLVNVSYLAVMTPKELVSSSAVAVTWGNKVLGSWGWVMSVAAALSAFGSLNGTFFSGGRVCFVAAREGHMPDILSMAHVHRLTPSPALIFTTIISLVVLIPGDFQSIVNYFSFSAWFFYAIVLSGLIYLKIKKKDLPRSYKVPIVIPILVLIAAIFLVLAPIIDNPQIEYLYVALFISSGIVVYIPFIHYKLCPRVLDKLTVFLQLFLEVAPADKNL; encoded by the exons ATGGGAGATGATACACATGGACTCAATCTGCAGAGGGAAGTGGGGATCATAGTAGCAGTTTCCTTCATTGGTGGAACCATGATTGGATCTGGGATCTTCATTTCTCCCCAGTACGTCCTTTCCACTATTGGGAGCT CCCCCCCCAGCTTCATTATATGGTCCTGCTGTGGACTGATAGCCATGCTGGGGGGTCTGTGCTATGCTGAGCTGGGCACTATCATACCAGAGTCTGGAGCTGAGTACATTTACATACTGCGGACTGCAGGGAAAGTGGTGGCCTTCATGTTCGTCTTCAGCTTCATCATGGTCATGAGGCCGGCTAGTGGCACAGGAGTCGCTCTCATCTTTGCTGAATATGCTGTGGCCCCCTTTTACAGCGGCTGCACTCCTCCACAGATGGCAGTGAAGTTCGTGGCTGCTGTATCAATCTTGGTGCTGGCTATAATCAAATGTCTGAGCGTCCGCTTGGCCACAGGCATCCAGGTGGTCACCATGGCAGTGAAGGTGGTGGCCCTGGTGGTGATCATCCTGGGAGGCATTGTGATGCTTTTCCAGGGCCGCACTGAGAACTTTGAGGACTCATTTGAGGGAACCAATGCAGGGGTCAGCTCCATTGGCATTGCTTTCTATCAGGGCTTGTGGTCGTATGATGGCTGGAACACTTTAAATTGTTTAACCGAGGAGGTGAAACATCCAGAA GTGAATCTTCCTCGGGCAGTGCTGATAGCCATTTCTCTTGTGACTACTTTGTACCTGCTGGTGAATGTGAGCTATCTGGCAGTAATGACGCCTAAAGAGCTCGTGTCCTCAAGCGCGGTAGCAGTTACCTGGGG GAATAAGGTGCTGGGCAGCTGGGGCTGGGTCATGTCTGTGGCCGCAGCCTTGTCAGCTTTCGGTTCTCTAAACGGGACGTTCTTCAGCGGCGGCCGTGTGTGCTTTGTTGCTGCCCGGGAAGGACACATG CCAGATATTCTGTCCATGGCCCACGTCCACAGACTGACTCCATCTCCGGCGCTGATCTTCACCACAATAATCTCTCTGGTGGTGCTGATTCCTGGAGACTTTCAGAGTATCGTCAACTACTTCAG TTTTAGTGCCTGGTTTTTCTATGCCATTGTCCTGTCTGGGCTCATCTATCTCAAAATCAAGAAGAAGGACCTCCCAAGGTCGTACAAG GTTCCCATTGTAATTCCTATACTGGTCCTCATTGCAGCGATATTCCTCGTGCTGGCACCCATCATAGACAATCCTCAGATTGAGTACCTCTACGTGGCTTTATTTATCTCAAGTGGCATTGTAGTCTACATACCCTTCATCCATTACAAGCTCTGCCCAAGAGTGCTGGACAAGTTAACAGTGTTCTTGCAGCTCTTCTTAGAGGTCGCCCCTGCAGACAAAAACCTGTAA
- the LOC113011859 gene encoding b(0,+)-type amino acid transporter 1 isoform X3 has protein sequence MADKTPKNEGLQLKRQIGLIGGVAIVSGTMIGSGIFMSPQYVLAYVGSPGASMLIWFFSGVVALLAALSYTELGTIIPESGGEFTYILRIYGSFPAFFAAITFILLLKPSSIAAKSMTIAQYVMAPFYPGCPPPQLAVKCFAAFSILVVAITNILNVRFALRVQVIFLVAKVFSLTFIVIGGLVKVIQSSTVIEENFNIENAFQGTQFSLNTLGKALLQGLWSYGGWSNLNYVTEELNKPEVNLPRAVLIAISLVTTLYLLVNVSYLAVMTPKELVSSSAVAVTWGNKVLGSWGWVMSVAAALSAFGSLNGTFFSGGRVCFVAAREGHMPDILSMAHVHRLTPSPALIFTTIISLVVLIPGDFQSIVNYFSFSAWFFYAIVLSGLIYLKIKKKDLPRSYKVPIVIPILVLIAAIFLVLAPIIDNPQIEYLYVALFISSGIVVYIPFIHYKLCPRVLDKLTVFLQLFLEVAPADKNL, from the exons ATGGCggacaaaaccccaaaaaacgaAGGCCTGCAACTGAAGAGGCAGATTGGATTGATTGGTGGTGTCGCAATAGTTTCTGGAACCATGATTGGATCCGGTATCTTCATGTCCCCACAGTATGTCCTGGCGTATGTGGGAAGTCCTGGGGCCAGCATGTTAATCTGGTTTTTTTCAGGTGTTGTGGCTTTGCTTGCAGCTCTCTCCTACACTGAGCTTGGGACCATTATTCCTGAATCTGGTGGGGAATTTACTTACATCCTGAGGATCTATGGTTCATTCCCAGCCTTCTTTGCAGCAATCACTTTCATCCTGCTTTTGAAACCTTCCAGCATTGCAGCAAAATCAATGACCATTGCACAGTATGTCATGGCTCCCTTTTACCCAGGCTGCCCACCTCCTCAGCTGGCTGTGAAATGCTTTGCAGCTTTTAGTATTCTGGTAGTTGCCATTACCAACATCCTGAATGTCCGATTTGCTCTGAGAGTGCAGGTGATCTTCTTGGTGGCCaaagtgttttcactcactttcaTTGTAATTGGAGGGCTAGTGAAAGTCATACAGAGCAGCACTGTGATCGAGGAAAATTTTAACATTGAGAATGCTTTTCAAGGAACTCAGTTTTCTTTGAACACTCTGGGAAAGGCTTTACTTCAAGGCCTCTGGTCTTACGGTGGCTGGAGCAACTTGAATTATGTGACTGAGGAGCTGAACAAACCAGAG GTGAATCTTCCTCGGGCAGTGCTGATAGCCATTTCTCTTGTGACTACTTTGTACCTGCTGGTGAATGTGAGCTATCTGGCAGTAATGACGCCTAAAGAGCTCGTGTCCTCAAGCGCGGTAGCAGTTACCTGGGG GAATAAGGTGCTGGGCAGCTGGGGCTGGGTCATGTCTGTGGCCGCAGCCTTGTCAGCTTTCGGTTCTCTAAACGGGACGTTCTTCAGCGGCGGCCGTGTGTGCTTTGTTGCTGCCCGGGAAGGACACATG CCAGATATTCTGTCCATGGCCCACGTCCACAGACTGACTCCATCTCCGGCGCTGATCTTCACCACAATAATCTCTCTGGTGGTGCTGATTCCTGGAGACTTTCAGAGTATCGTCAACTACTTCAG TTTTAGTGCCTGGTTTTTCTATGCCATTGTCCTGTCTGGGCTCATCTATCTCAAAATCAAGAAGAAGGACCTCCCAAGGTCGTACAAG GTTCCCATTGTAATTCCTATACTGGTCCTCATTGCAGCGATATTCCTCGTGCTGGCACCCATCATAGACAATCCTCAGATTGAGTACCTCTACGTGGCTTTATTTATCTCAAGTGGCATTGTAGTCTACATACCCTTCATCCATTACAAGCTCTGCCCAAGAGTGCTGGACAAGTTAACAGTGTTCTTGCAGCTCTTCTTAGAGGTCGCCCCTGCAGACAAAAACCTGTAA
- the adprs gene encoding ADP-ribosylhydrolase ARH3, which translates to MAVTAVRAAAAAGGPASLSRFRGALVAGVLGDCIGGEFEGAEEVPMESVLQHLSSLDDETKGTSILEYSDDTAMARCVAQSLLTRTGFDEHDMARRFAKEYSASPHRGYGAGVIQVLKKLSSPQLNDVYQPARDQFNGRGSFGNGGAMRAAPFALAFPDLSDVKRFAHLGAMLTHSCSLGYNGAVLQALAVHLSLQGALDLPHQFISRLIKEMEEVEGDETARNDARILKEAEKPFCERLHRIRDLMDRSKVSIEEVISELGNGIAALHSVPTAIFCVLHCLQPRECLPESYGGVERTIAYSLALGGDTDTIACMAGAIAGAHYGIETVPQSWIRCCEGVEDADQYAERLYKLYHQSPLGGKGETGEQSGENRSTAANGTEKKTGVE; encoded by the exons ATGGCAGTCACGGCGGTGAGAGCGGCGGCAGCCGCGGGAGGTCCCGCGTCTTTGTCCCGCTTCAGGGGAGCGCTGGTCGCGGGTGTGCTAGGAGACTGTATCGGAGGAGAGTTTGAAGGGGCGGAGGAGGTTCCCATGGAGAGTGTGCTGCAGCACCTCAGCAGCCTGGACGACGAAACTAAAGGAACAA gtATCCTTGAATACAGTGATGACACAGCCATGGCACGCTGTGTGGCTCAGTCTCTACTCACCAGGACTGGCTTTGATGAGCACGACATGGCTCGCAG GTTTGCAAAGGAGTACAGTGCATCCCCACATCGTGGTTATGGTGCTGGAGTGATCCAGGTGTTGAAGAAGCTCTCATCCCCCCAGTTAAATGACGTGTATCAGCCAGCGAGGGACCAGTTTAACGGTCGGGGCTCCTTTGGAAATGGAGGGGCCATGAGAGCAGCTCCCTTTGCCCTGGCCTTTCCGGACTTGTCTGATGTTAAAAGG TTTGCCCATCTGGGCGCCATGCTGACGCACTCCTGCTCGCTGGGTTATAATGGGGCGGTGCTGCAAGCGTTAGCTGTGCACCTGTCTCTGCAGGGGGCACTGGACTTGCCTCACCAGTTCATCAGCAGGCTAATTAAAGagatggaggaagtggaaggTGATGAGACTGCACGCAATGATGCAAGAAT tttaaaagaagcagagaaGCCATTCTGTGAACGTCTCCACCGAATCAGAGACCTGATGGACAGGAGCAAAGTTAGCATAGAGGAAGTCATCTCTGAACTGG GTAATGGCATTGCAGCTCTTCACTCCGTCCCCACTGCAATTTTCTGTGTGCTCCACTGCCTGCAACCCCGGGAATGTCTCCCAGAGAGCTACGGCGGCGTGGAGAGGACGATAGCGTACAGCCTGGCGCTGGGAGGGGACACTGATACCATAGCCTGCATGGCTGGGGCCATCGCGGGGGCCCACTACGGCATCGAGACCGTCCCTCAGTCCTGGATAAGGTGCTGTGAGGGGGTGGAGGATGCAGACCAGTATGCAGAGAGGCTTTACAAGCTGTACCACCAGTCACCACTGGGGGGCAAAGGCGAGACAGGCGAGCAGAGTGGCGAAAACAGGTCAACTGCTGCTAATGGCACAGAGAAGAAAACTGGAGTAGAGTGA